In one window of Leptospira sp. WS92.C1 DNA:
- a CDS encoding IS256 family transposase produces the protein MSKPKNRAEELLDELIKGKTPEELIGNEGLLKQLTKSLVERAMEGEMTHHLGYEKNASTGNNSGNSRNGKSSKKLKGDFGSIDLEVPRDRNGSFEPQIIQKGQTRFTGFDEKIISMYSRGMTTREISGHLKEIYQVEVSADLISQVTDSVMETVIEWQNRPLDKVYPILIMDALIVKVRDGNHVVNKAFYLALGINLQGTKEILGIWVERTEGAKFWLQILTDLKNRGVEDILIACVDGLKGFPDTIISVFPNAQVQLCIVHMVRNSLKWVSYKQKKELVIDLKAIYKSPSEEIAKKSLDDFSAKWDSQYPMISKSWRSNWESVIPFLAYPPNIRKAIYTTNAIESMNMGLRKIIKNRGSFPTDEAAVKLLYLALNNMSKKWTMPIQDWGKAMNQFSIIFGDRLKLDSF, from the coding sequence ATGAGCAAACCAAAGAATCGAGCTGAAGAACTTCTCGATGAGTTAATCAAAGGTAAGACCCCGGAAGAGCTGATCGGAAACGAAGGACTCTTAAAACAACTCACCAAATCGCTTGTTGAACGAGCGATGGAAGGAGAGATGACACATCACCTTGGATATGAGAAGAACGCCTCGACTGGCAATAACTCAGGCAATTCTCGAAATGGAAAAAGTAGCAAAAAGCTCAAAGGAGACTTTGGCTCTATCGATTTGGAAGTTCCTCGAGATAGGAACGGAAGTTTCGAACCTCAGATCATTCAGAAAGGACAGACACGCTTTACGGGATTCGATGAAAAGATCATCTCGATGTATTCTCGTGGAATGACAACTCGAGAAATTTCCGGACATCTCAAAGAAATCTACCAAGTTGAAGTTTCAGCGGATCTAATATCTCAAGTAACGGATTCCGTAATGGAAACGGTGATCGAGTGGCAGAACCGCCCCTTGGACAAAGTGTATCCGATTCTCATTATGGATGCGCTGATCGTGAAGGTAAGAGATGGCAATCACGTCGTGAACAAAGCCTTTTATTTGGCTTTAGGAATCAATCTACAGGGCACAAAGGAGATTCTTGGGATCTGGGTAGAAAGAACCGAAGGAGCAAAGTTCTGGCTTCAGATTTTAACCGATTTAAAGAATCGAGGAGTCGAAGATATTTTAATCGCTTGTGTCGACGGACTAAAAGGATTTCCGGATACGATCATATCAGTCTTTCCTAATGCACAAGTTCAGCTTTGTATCGTTCATATGGTGAGGAATTCTTTGAAATGGGTTTCTTACAAACAGAAGAAAGAGTTGGTAATCGACCTAAAGGCCATCTACAAATCTCCATCGGAAGAGATCGCAAAGAAAAGCCTTGATGATTTTTCTGCCAAGTGGGACAGTCAGTATCCGATGATCAGCAAGTCCTGGAGAAGTAATTGGGAATCGGTGATTCCTTTTTTGGCTTACCCACCTAATATTCGTAAGGCGATATACACTACAAACGCTATCGAATCTATGAATATGGGTCTAAGAAAAATAATCAAGAATCGGGGATCCTTTCCTACCGATGAGGCGGCAGTCAAGCTTCTCTATTTAGCGTTGAATAATATGTCTAAAAAATGGACCATGCCGATTCAAGATTGGGGAAAAGCAATGAATCAGTTTTCAATTATTTTCGGAGATCGATTGAAATTAGATTCGTTTTAA
- a CDS encoding acetyl-CoA C-acetyltransferase: protein MSNAYVIDAVRTPRGKGKKRGTLASIHPQELSAATLTAIQERNGIKPEIVEEVVMGCVSQVDDQAACIARYAVMAALWPNSVPGYTVNRFCGSGLQAVNNAANHVQSGSMQIALGGGVESMSRVKMGADMNGRDFNIGNPKIQKHYNLVPQGISADLIATKFGISREEADRFAESSQIKAEKAIKAGYFKKSIIPVKTEDGTIVDSDENPRIESTFEWLSDLGPVFKTIGEKELDAIALKSYPEIQKINHIHTLGNSSGIVDGAASVLLASDEGIKKYGLKPRARIVAMASTGEDPTIMLTGPVSASKKALAMAGLKPEDIDIWEINEAFASVVLYTQKSLGIPSEKINVNGGAIALGHPLGATGAILLGTALDELERRQQRYALMTLCIGGGMGIATIIERI from the coding sequence ATGTCAAACGCCTATGTTATCGATGCAGTTCGCACCCCGCGTGGAAAAGGTAAAAAAAGAGGAACCCTTGCGTCCATTCACCCTCAAGAACTTTCCGCAGCCACCTTAACCGCCATCCAGGAAAGAAACGGCATCAAACCGGAGATCGTTGAAGAAGTTGTGATGGGATGCGTTTCGCAAGTGGACGATCAGGCCGCTTGTATCGCACGTTATGCGGTCATGGCCGCACTTTGGCCAAACTCGGTTCCCGGTTATACAGTCAATCGTTTTTGCGGTTCCGGTCTTCAAGCCGTAAACAACGCAGCCAATCACGTTCAATCCGGTTCCATGCAAATCGCTCTCGGTGGAGGTGTTGAATCCATGTCCCGCGTAAAAATGGGAGCCGATATGAACGGTAGAGATTTTAATATCGGAAATCCGAAGATTCAAAAACACTACAATCTCGTTCCTCAAGGAATCTCCGCGGATCTCATCGCCACTAAGTTCGGAATTTCTCGTGAAGAAGCGGATCGTTTTGCGGAATCCTCTCAGATCAAAGCCGAAAAAGCGATCAAAGCAGGTTATTTCAAAAAGTCCATCATTCCCGTAAAGACGGAAGACGGAACGATCGTCGATTCGGATGAAAACCCGAGAATCGAATCCACATTCGAGTGGCTTTCCGATCTCGGTCCCGTTTTTAAAACAATCGGCGAGAAAGAGTTAGACGCAATCGCTCTTAAGTCTTATCCCGAAATCCAAAAAATCAATCATATCCACACTCTTGGAAACTCCTCCGGTATCGTCGACGGAGCCGCTTCGGTTCTCCTCGCTTCCGACGAGGGAATCAAGAAATACGGCCTAAAACCGCGCGCTCGGATCGTTGCAATGGCTTCTACCGGAGAGGATCCGACGATCATGTTAACCGGTCCGGTTTCCGCTTCTAAAAAGGCCCTTGCGATGGCGGGTTTAAAACCGGAGGATATCGATATTTGGGAAATCAACGAAGCGTTTGCGTCCGTTGTTCTTTATACACAAAAATCACTCGGAATCCCTTCCGAAAAAATCAACGTAAACGGCGGCGCGATCGCTTTAGGTCATCCTCTTGGAGCAACGGGCGCAATTCTCCTCGGAACTGCGTTAGACGAACTGGAAAGAAGACAACAACGTTATGCATTAATGACCCTTTGTATCGGTGGTGGTATGGGTATCGCTACGATCATCGAAAGAATTTAA
- a CDS encoding YheT family hydrolase has protein sequence MLRSLQTPAFHPQGILKFSLIQTALASLAWNLPEEMSFLDHSESMILDAGKDVKLAGSLSRQKGKKAKGFLIFLHGWEGSMNSTYILRTSNYFYQKGYDIFRLNYRDHGDTHHMNPEPFNGSLIEETYEAIRKATQLAEKKVPVYTIGFSLGGNFALRVARLHSQSDRKLSQLKHCIAISPAIHPKDATILMDKKWIIGKYFLKKWKQSIGKKQKHFPTSAPYDTILKEKSVMKMTEKFIDSTDEFNDIDHYFGTYTLGEKELSQILIPTTIVTAKDDPIIRGESFLSLHPNRNVRIFIQDFGGHNGFLENWKGSCWYFHVLDEIFSDT, from the coding sequence ATGCTTCGTAGTCTCCAAACCCCGGCGTTTCATCCTCAAGGTATTTTAAAGTTTTCGTTGATCCAGACCGCATTGGCTTCGCTGGCTTGGAATTTGCCCGAAGAAATGTCTTTTTTAGATCATTCCGAAAGTATGATTTTAGACGCCGGTAAAGACGTAAAACTTGCAGGTTCTCTGAGTAGACAAAAAGGGAAAAAAGCCAAAGGTTTTTTGATTTTTCTCCACGGTTGGGAAGGAAGCATGAACTCGACTTATATTCTGAGAACTTCGAATTACTTTTATCAAAAAGGATACGATATTTTTCGTTTAAACTATAGGGATCACGGAGATACACATCATATGAATCCGGAACCGTTCAACGGAAGTTTAATCGAAGAAACTTATGAAGCGATTCGCAAGGCGACTCAACTTGCGGAAAAAAAAGTTCCGGTCTATACGATCGGTTTTTCCTTGGGAGGAAATTTCGCTCTTCGAGTTGCAAGACTCCACTCTCAAAGCGATCGAAAATTATCCCAACTCAAACACTGTATCGCAATTTCTCCTGCGATTCATCCTAAGGACGCGACGATTCTAATGGATAAAAAATGGATCATAGGAAAATATTTTCTTAAAAAGTGGAAACAATCGATCGGGAAAAAACAAAAACACTTCCCGACCTCGGCGCCTTACGATACAATTTTGAAAGAAAAATCGGTAATGAAGATGACCGAAAAATTTATCGACTCGACGGACGAATTCAACGATATCGATCATTACTTCGGAACGTATACTCTGGGTGAAAAAGAACTTTCGCAGATCTTAATTCCCACTACGATTGTGACGGCAAAGGACGATCCGATCATTCGAGGAGAAAGTTTTCTCTCTTTGCATCCGAATCGAAATGTTCGAATTTTCATTCAAGACTTCGGCGGTCACAACGGCTTTTTAGAAAATTGGAAGGGATCGTGTTGGTATTTTCACGTTTTAGATGAGATTTTTTCCGATACGTAG
- a CDS encoding DUF1566 domain-containing protein, whose translation MFIRNLLFCFIVLNFGCFLNPYFRGAVTPEESEGFSSELLLPFIGNPVIRGETVFFPQTGLTWMRCTLGQTFDLQSNSCGDTASGLFPYCFSPDNSCNGGVAGRTLTSGPAFDACTAYSPPGFSFIWRVPTHSELKSLVFCSNGIDLTNVSSSETCAAGGAYTPPTILTNLFPPGSTLFGIPYWTSTSALVDGSVALEINFETGATLSSASKTASGLLRCVAGGDSFSSPSFSQSADSL comes from the coding sequence ATGTTTATTAGAAATTTGTTATTTTGTTTTATCGTTTTGAATTTCGGATGCTTTTTAAATCCTTACTTCCGCGGTGCGGTTACCCCCGAAGAGAGCGAAGGTTTTTCATCGGAATTACTTTTGCCTTTTATCGGAAATCCTGTGATTCGGGGCGAGACTGTCTTCTTTCCACAAACTGGTCTGACATGGATGCGATGTACCTTGGGGCAGACTTTCGATTTACAAAGCAATTCCTGCGGAGATACGGCTTCCGGACTTTTTCCATACTGTTTTTCTCCGGATAATTCGTGTAACGGCGGTGTTGCCGGTAGAACTTTGACTTCGGGACCTGCTTTTGATGCGTGCACTGCGTATTCTCCTCCCGGTTTCAGTTTTATTTGGAGAGTTCCGACACATTCCGAACTGAAATCTTTGGTTTTCTGTTCAAACGGAATCGATCTGACGAATGTATCAAGTTCGGAAACCTGTGCAGCGGGGGGTGCTTATACTCCTCCTACGATTTTGACGAATCTGTTTCCACCTGGGAGTACTTTGTTCGGAATTCCGTATTGGACAAGCACGAGTGCTCTTGTGGATGGGAGCGTTGCTTTAGAGATCAATTTTGAAACCGGTGCGACTCTTTCCAGCGCTTCCAAGACCGCATCCGGTCTTTTACGTTGTGTAGCCGGTGGGGATTCCTTTTCATCACCATCTTTTTCACAATCCGCAGATTCGCTTTAA
- the leuA2 gene encoding 2-isopropylmalate synthase LeuA2, whose protein sequence is MTHDTEPGTTDVVRDLTTSENTKGIQSFAEILHTPLPKHPPFFMDVTLRDGNQALRKPWNLDQKETIFKQLIKLGVQGIEVGFASSNDQEFEACNYLSSIAPENVVISSLSRAVEKEIDISWKAIQNAPKPRIHIVYPISAFTIENVLKTSPTKVLERIFQSVAYAKSLVGVRGEVQFSGEHFGDALENLDFAVEAFQTALNAGADVVNLPNTVERYRPWLFVSMVRAVTNALPKDTKISIHTHNDLGMATATTVESYFSGAIQLETALNGLGERAGNTNTYEVAIALHNCGVSVPLNFSAIYETSRLVSYLSDVPIYEKAPLIGEDVISHRSGIHQDGVAKTRHLEKGAYRAFDAGLIGRPEGDRIEFTSQSGKSAVFCILRDSGEDITLEQAGDLQPILKKISEESGKGELTLDEIKLEWNKIKAISYKTNQA, encoded by the coding sequence ATGACACACGATACGGAACCCGGAACAACGGACGTCGTTCGGGATTTGACAACTTCCGAAAACACAAAGGGAATTCAATCCTTTGCGGAAATTCTGCACACTCCCTTACCCAAACATCCTCCTTTTTTTATGGACGTAACACTCAGGGACGGCAACCAAGCGCTTCGAAAACCTTGGAATCTGGATCAAAAGGAAACCATCTTCAAACAACTTATAAAACTGGGAGTTCAAGGGATCGAAGTAGGTTTTGCCTCTTCAAACGATCAGGAATTCGAAGCCTGTAATTATCTTTCTTCCATTGCTCCGGAAAATGTTGTAATCTCCTCGCTTTCCAGAGCGGTCGAAAAAGAGATCGATATTTCTTGGAAGGCGATTCAAAACGCTCCCAAACCTCGAATTCATATCGTATATCCGATCTCCGCATTTACGATCGAAAACGTATTGAAAACAAGTCCTACAAAAGTTTTGGAAAGAATTTTCCAATCGGTCGCGTATGCAAAAAGTCTCGTCGGCGTAAGAGGTGAAGTACAATTCTCCGGTGAACATTTCGGAGACGCACTGGAGAATCTCGATTTTGCGGTGGAAGCGTTTCAAACCGCATTGAACGCGGGCGCCGACGTGGTCAATCTTCCGAATACAGTGGAACGATATCGTCCTTGGCTTTTTGTTTCGATGGTGAGGGCAGTAACGAACGCGTTGCCAAAAGATACTAAAATTTCCATTCACACCCACAACGATTTGGGGATGGCGACCGCAACTACCGTCGAATCGTATTTTTCCGGAGCAATACAATTGGAAACAGCGTTAAACGGATTGGGAGAAAGAGCAGGCAATACGAACACATACGAGGTCGCGATCGCGCTTCACAACTGCGGTGTCAGTGTTCCCTTGAATTTCTCGGCGATTTATGAAACATCCAGATTGGTTTCGTATCTATCCGATGTTCCGATCTATGAAAAAGCTCCTTTGATCGGCGAGGATGTGATCTCACACAGATCCGGAATTCATCAGGACGGGGTCGCAAAAACGAGACATCTTGAAAAAGGCGCCTATCGCGCGTTTGACGCAGGATTGATCGGAAGACCCGAAGGAGACAGGATCGAATTTACGAGTCAGTCCGGAAAAAGCGCGGTCTTTTGCATTCTGAGAGATTCCGGAGAGGATATCACGTTGGAACAAGCGGGAGACCTTCAGCCGATTTTAAAAAAAATCTCGGAAGAATCCGGAAAAGGGGAACTCACGTTGGACGAAATCAAATTAGAATGGAATAAGATAAAAGCCATTTCATACAAAACAAACCAGGCTTGA
- a CDS encoding tetratricopeptide repeat protein: MKLEQALDFVKKGDLTRGQKALQTYLENNPNDPIGNYHLGMCYSHLGELDFAEKQLLKTIALDDSFISARVGLGVLYAKKKDKPKAEIQFTKALEIDENNLNAKKNLASLYTGTGNYKKALDLYLSIPQENRKDIVSLYAISFCHLKSEQLPNAREVFRELEKLPVPESMKKEISELKELIEEKNIESEGIWTLLKKPETDL; encoded by the coding sequence ATGAAACTCGAACAAGCCTTGGATTTTGTAAAAAAAGGAGATCTTACAAGAGGACAAAAGGCGCTTCAAACGTATTTGGAGAACAATCCAAACGATCCGATCGGCAATTATCATCTTGGAATGTGTTATTCTCATCTTGGGGAATTGGATTTCGCTGAAAAACAGCTTCTCAAAACGATCGCACTCGACGATTCCTTTATCTCCGCAAGGGTCGGACTCGGAGTTTTATACGCAAAGAAAAAAGACAAACCCAAAGCGGAGATTCAATTTACAAAAGCCTTAGAGATCGACGAGAACAATCTCAATGCAAAAAAAAACCTGGCTTCTCTTTATACCGGAACCGGAAATTACAAAAAGGCTCTGGATTTATATCTTTCCATCCCCCAAGAAAACCGCAAAGATATCGTTTCCCTCTATGCGATTTCTTTTTGCCATCTAAAATCGGAACAACTCCCCAACGCGCGAGAAGTCTTCCGAGAACTGGAAAAACTTCCGGTTCCGGAATCTATGAAAAAAGAAATTTCCGAACTCAAAGAGTTGATCGAGGAAAAAAATATAGAATCCGAAGGAATTTGGACTCTGCTCAAAAAACCGGAAACGGATTTATGA
- a CDS encoding phage holin family protein — MTHFLFSLILMSLVVEFLFPLIHRDFHVVGDWASVLIVVIFFVVINAVLRFILILVTLGAGILFYYLSLGSIGLIINAWVILIIGDLLPERLSVPSFWSAFLGGILLVLANYVGKTESKEKKEKRKKEQRKLF, encoded by the coding sequence ATGACCCATTTTTTATTTTCTCTGATTCTCATGTCCCTTGTCGTAGAGTTTTTATTTCCGCTCATTCATCGTGACTTTCATGTTGTGGGAGATTGGGCTAGCGTTTTGATCGTAGTGATCTTTTTTGTTGTGATCAATGCGGTTCTTCGTTTTATTTTGATTCTTGTGACTTTGGGCGCAGGGATTTTATTTTATTATCTCAGTTTAGGTTCGATCGGATTGATCATCAACGCATGGGTGATTTTAATCATTGGAGATTTGCTTCCGGAAAGACTATCGGTTCCGAGTTTTTGGTCCGCTTTTTTAGGAGGGATTCTTCTCGTGCTTGCAAACTATGTCGGTAAGACCGAATCCAAAGAAAAAAAAGAAAAAAGAAAGAAGGAACAGAGAAAGCTATTTTAA
- a CDS encoding DsbA family protein, translated as MNKNNSIRHSILYATDPLCPWCYGFDPVVKKVREEYKDKIRFSLVLGGLRYGDTAEPLSSELSRILKHEWKDAESLTKQPFQQGIFAETEILYDSQPACRAVITIQKIKPEFAFEYLGELSKTFFFKNQDPRSLETLSTLAETFQISKEEFKTVFEDKDTKAEALNDFYFSFSLGVSAFPTLVFSDGLESGILARGYHSYEQLDSILKDYFRSVSH; from the coding sequence ATGAACAAAAACAATTCGATCCGACATTCGATTCTTTACGCAACCGATCCGCTTTGTCCTTGGTGTTACGGTTTCGATCCCGTCGTAAAAAAAGTCCGAGAAGAATACAAAGACAAAATTCGATTTTCGCTCGTGTTAGGAGGACTTCGTTACGGAGATACCGCCGAACCCCTTTCATCCGAACTATCCAGAATTCTCAAACACGAGTGGAAGGACGCGGAATCCCTAACCAAACAACCGTTTCAACAGGGGATATTCGCCGAAACGGAAATTCTTTATGATTCGCAACCGGCCTGTCGTGCGGTAATTACAATTCAAAAAATCAAACCCGAGTTCGCATTTGAATACTTAGGAGAACTTTCCAAAACATTTTTCTTTAAAAATCAGGATCCGAGAAGTTTGGAAACGTTGAGCACTTTGGCGGAAACATTTCAGATTTCCAAAGAAGAATTCAAAACCGTCTTTGAAGACAAGGATACCAAAGCGGAAGCTCTCAACGATTTTTATTTTAGTTTTTCTTTGGGAGTAAGCGCGTTTCCGACCCTTGTATTTTCCGATGGATTGGAGAGCGGAATTCTCGCACGGGGCTATCATTCTTACGAACAACTGGATTCGATTCTCAAAGATTACTTTCGATCGGTAAGCCACTAA
- a CDS encoding nucleotidyltransferase family protein translates to MQNFGVAHIGIFGSFAKNEFRDDSDIDILVEFTPAAKTFFNYMGLKILLEDMFLRKIDLVIKERIKSGIKEQILKETIYAA, encoded by the coding sequence ATACAAAACTTTGGCGTCGCTCATATTGGTATATTCGGTTCGTTTGCCAAAAATGAATTTCGAGACGATAGCGATATTGATATACTGGTTGAATTTACACCGGCTGCAAAAACATTTTTTAATTATATGGGATTGAAAATTTTATTGGAAGATATGTTCTTAAGAAAAATCGACCTTGTCATTAAAGAAAGAATTAAATCGGGTATCAAGGAACAAATTTTGAAAGAAACAATCTATGCCGCGTAA
- a CDS encoding SpoIIE family protein phosphatase has product MAYADLEFQKLKSLLNTSTILNANLDLYQLLPLIMLYSKDLLEAEASSLFLLDETGEFLYCEVALGEKGEIIQKYGRLDVGQGIAGWVAKEKKPIILADAYFDPRFNQSWDKKTGYRTRSLVCVPLFVEDKIIGTLEILNKTKNRSFDSSDLNYLSSLSEVAAIAIQNAKIHDNLKKRILELSLLYEFEKLTVSEKSIHELGSWVLEKILEFLEAKTGTIYLADHTSQTLRILAAKGIPKEAVHSIVVPFGEGIAGWVAKERKNLLIQNLEEDKRYNQNAKYKFEDNSLISSPLIYRDELLGVISINSKNSGYAFHQNDLEMLGAIANRLSVTIKNADLFHRVVDSDRELQRAREVMSKVIPTTIPYIKGLEIGTKHIPYSNVGGDFYSIFKMDADRTGFLIADVSGHGLSASVIAAVINTILSTYDKEILSSPSKFFTGLNHALNNKMAGNFVTAFYCVIDTEKNSILYSNAGHNHPLLLKKTTDTMIPLETKGKLIGVIPDLFFEESSTSFDSGDRLVLYTDGISEHSSEDRSKRYGEEWISLSIRSSISKTSQEAASQIIVDCIEYCNRSKFDDDITLLVIDKK; this is encoded by the coding sequence ATGGCTTACGCTGATTTAGAATTTCAAAAGCTGAAAAGTCTTCTCAATACAAGTACGATCCTAAACGCAAATTTAGATCTTTATCAGCTATTACCTTTGATCATGCTCTACTCCAAGGATCTTTTGGAGGCAGAAGCAAGTTCTCTCTTTCTTCTCGACGAAACCGGTGAATTTTTATACTGCGAAGTAGCTCTTGGAGAAAAAGGCGAGATCATTCAAAAATACGGACGTTTGGACGTGGGTCAGGGAATCGCAGGTTGGGTCGCGAAGGAAAAAAAACCGATCATCTTAGCAGACGCCTATTTCGATCCGAGATTCAATCAGAGTTGGGACAAAAAAACCGGATACAGAACGCGGTCGCTCGTTTGTGTTCCCCTATTTGTGGAAGACAAGATCATCGGTACTCTTGAAATTCTCAATAAAACAAAAAATAGATCGTTCGATTCTTCCGATTTGAATTATCTTTCCTCCCTATCCGAAGTGGCGGCGATCGCCATCCAAAACGCAAAGATACATGATAATCTTAAAAAAAGAATCCTAGAACTTTCTCTTTTATACGAATTCGAAAAACTCACCGTTTCCGAAAAAAGCATTCATGAACTGGGAAGCTGGGTTTTGGAAAAAATCTTAGAATTCCTGGAAGCAAAAACGGGAACCATCTATCTCGCGGATCATACGAGTCAAACTCTGAGAATTCTCGCAGCCAAAGGAATCCCAAAAGAAGCGGTCCATTCCATAGTGGTTCCGTTTGGCGAAGGAATCGCAGGCTGGGTCGCCAAAGAAAGAAAAAATCTTTTGATCCAAAATTTGGAAGAAGACAAACGATACAATCAAAACGCAAAGTATAAGTTTGAGGACAATTCCTTGATCTCTTCTCCTTTGATCTATAGGGACGAACTCCTCGGAGTGATCAGCATAAACAGTAAAAATTCCGGATACGCGTTTCATCAAAACGACCTGGAGATGTTGGGAGCGATTGCAAACCGCCTTTCGGTTACGATCAAAAATGCGGATCTGTTTCACAGAGTTGTGGATTCCGATCGGGAATTGCAAAGGGCCAGAGAAGTGATGTCCAAGGTGATCCCGACTACGATTCCTTATATCAAGGGATTGGAAATAGGAACCAAACACATTCCGTATTCGAACGTAGGTGGAGATTTTTACAGTATCTTCAAGATGGACGCGGATAGAACCGGATTTTTAATCGCGGACGTTTCCGGACATGGTCTTTCCGCTTCGGTGATCGCCGCGGTCATCAACACGATCCTATCCACATACGATAAAGAAATTCTTTCCAGCCCGTCCAAATTTTTTACGGGGCTCAATCACGCGCTCAACAATAAGATGGCCGGTAATTTTGTAACCGCATTTTACTGCGTGATCGATACGGAAAAAAATTCGATTCTATATTCCAACGCCGGTCACAATCATCCTCTACTCTTAAAAAAAACAACGGATACGATGATACCTCTTGAAACAAAAGGGAAACTCATCGGAGTGATTCCCGATCTTTTTTTCGAAGAAAGTTCGACTTCGTTCGATTCCGGCGACAGATTGGTATTGTATACGGATGGAATCTCGGAACACTCTTCCGAGGACAGATCCAAACGATACGGCGAAGAATGGATTTCTCTTTCGATCCGCAGCTCGATTTCCAAAACCTCCCAGGAAGCCGCCAGTCAGATTATCGTAGATTGTATCGAATACTGCAATCGCTCCAAGTTCGACGACGACATCACCTTGCTCGTGATTGATAAAAAATGA
- a CDS encoding metallophosphoesterase — protein sequence MENQISRFLVFLSVFTLIIGLGYTYTGFRLIQGFGGQSWVSWLTWGLIFLFTLSIPVSYYISLTSDQERIQTVFSYLAFTGLGFFTILFSLVLLKDITTISLNGITSFFSPSSDADNGGLIQRRQFLNQVLSFSVLGLAGGLTGIGFYQAHKKLKVIEVDVLEKNLHSSLEGFKIVQISDIHIGPTIKKSFLEAVVKTVNELEPDLIAITGDLVDGPVSKLGRHITPLANLKSKYGTFFVTGNHEYYSGALSWIRELKGHGIQVLLNENRILQHGNASITLAGVTDLKAGSIIAEHKTDPHQAMRGGETTDYKILLAHQPNSVFESAEAGFDLQLSGHTHGGQYFPGNILIYLAQKFVAGLHRHKSTWIYVSRGTGYWGPPLRLGAPSEISVIQLKKNS from the coding sequence ATGGAAAATCAGATTTCTCGTTTTCTCGTGTTTCTCTCCGTTTTTACCCTTATCATCGGATTGGGTTATACTTATACAGGATTTCGTCTCATCCAAGGATTTGGAGGTCAGAGCTGGGTTTCCTGGCTGACCTGGGGTTTGATCTTTCTTTTTACGCTGAGCATTCCTGTGAGCTATTATATCAGTCTCACATCCGATCAGGAGCGGATTCAAACCGTGTTTTCGTATCTTGCGTTTACCGGTCTTGGGTTTTTTACGATTCTCTTTAGTCTTGTGCTTTTGAAAGACATAACTACCATTTCTTTAAACGGAATCACGAGTTTCTTTTCGCCATCCTCGGACGCGGACAATGGGGGATTGATTCAAAGAAGACAATTTCTCAACCAAGTCTTGAGTTTTTCAGTTCTCGGTTTGGCCGGCGGATTGACGGGGATCGGATTTTACCAAGCTCACAAAAAGTTGAAAGTGATCGAGGTGGATGTTTTGGAGAAAAATCTTCATTCTTCTTTGGAAGGATTTAAGATCGTTCAGATTTCGGACATCCATATCGGACCCACGATCAAAAAGAGTTTTTTAGAAGCGGTCGTTAAGACGGTGAACGAGCTCGAACCGGATCTGATAGCGATCACGGGGGATCTCGTAGACGGACCTGTGAGCAAACTCGGACGACACATCACACCTTTGGCGAATCTAAAATCGAAGTATGGAACCTTTTTTGTGACCGGAAATCACGAATATTATTCGGGAGCGCTTTCCTGGATTCGCGAACTGAAAGGTCACGGGATTCAAGTTCTTTTAAATGAAAATCGAATTCTGCAACACGGAAACGCGAGCATCACACTTGCGGGGGTTACGGATCTCAAAGCCGGATCGATCATCGCAGAACATAAAACGGACCCGCATCAGGCGATGAGAGGCGGGGAAACTACGGATTATAAGATTCTACTTGCACATCAACCGAATAGCGTTTTTGAAAGCGCGGAAGCGGGTTTTGATCTGCAGCTATCCGGACATACTCACGGAGGACAATATTTTCCCGGAAACATTCTGATTTATCTGGCTCAAAAGTTCGTAGCGGGATTGCACAGACATAAGTCGACTTGGATTTATGTAAGTCGAGGAACGGGATATTGGGGGCCTCCTCTCAGACTGGGGGCGCCCTCGGAAATTAGCGTGATTCAGTTAAAGAAAAATTCTTAA